From the Oleiharenicola lentus genome, one window contains:
- a CDS encoding Gfo/Idh/MocA family protein: MTAPSQPARLAIIGVSGYGSIHLQLARESRQRGEAQITAAAIINPDQEAANIAELRSHGAEIFTDYTEMLRAHAGRIDLCLIPTGIHWHARMTIAALEAGANVLVEKPLAGSLTEVAAVRAAEQRTGRFVAVGFQDFYEPGTTWLKEELDRGVIGEIRSVRFLGVWPRTRGYFTRNDWAGRLAVNGMPVMDSPLNNAFAHFVMLSLFFVGGQDLVLEGAELMRAHAIESFDTAVVRSRTPSGVKLWFGTSHACADTVEPEIVITGSRGQAAWRYESEAWWRAADGRTERRALLDITGARRAMFAAALARLRDPAARICTTELAGRHTALIESIHRQGRIGVVPTAEVNWTGANGMTTQVPDIRGLGEALRRSYAAEQSLAEAGFRLGT; this comes from the coding sequence ATGACCGCTCCCTCCCAACCTGCCCGCCTCGCCATCATCGGCGTATCCGGCTATGGCAGCATCCATCTGCAGCTTGCCCGGGAGAGCCGGCAGCGCGGCGAGGCGCAGATCACCGCGGCGGCCATCATCAATCCCGACCAGGAGGCGGCCAACATCGCGGAACTGCGCAGCCACGGCGCGGAGATTTTCACCGACTACACCGAGATGCTGCGGGCCCACGCCGGGCGCATTGACCTCTGCCTGATTCCCACCGGCATCCACTGGCACGCGCGCATGACGATCGCCGCGCTTGAGGCGGGCGCCAACGTGCTGGTGGAGAAACCGCTGGCGGGTTCGCTCACCGAGGTGGCGGCGGTCCGCGCGGCGGAGCAGCGCACCGGCCGCTTCGTGGCGGTGGGTTTCCAGGATTTCTACGAGCCCGGCACAACCTGGCTGAAGGAGGAGCTGGATCGCGGCGTGATCGGCGAGATCAGGTCCGTGCGCTTCCTCGGCGTCTGGCCGCGCACGCGCGGCTACTTCACGCGCAACGACTGGGCCGGCCGCCTCGCGGTCAACGGCATGCCGGTGATGGATTCGCCGCTCAACAACGCCTTCGCCCACTTCGTCATGCTGAGCCTGTTCTTCGTCGGCGGGCAGGACCTGGTGCTCGAGGGCGCCGAGTTGATGCGCGCGCACGCCATCGAGAGCTTCGACACCGCGGTCGTCCGCTCGCGCACCCCCAGCGGCGTCAAACTCTGGTTCGGCACCAGCCACGCCTGCGCGGACACCGTCGAGCCGGAGATCGTCATCACCGGCAGCCGCGGCCAGGCCGCCTGGCGCTACGAATCCGAGGCCTGGTGGCGGGCTGCCGACGGCCGGACCGAGCGGCGTGCCCTGCTCGACATCACCGGGGCCCGCCGCGCGATGTTCGCCGCCGCGCTGGCGCGCCTGCGCGACCCGGCCGCCCGCATTTGCACGACCGAACTCGCCGGCCGCCACACGGCGCTCATCGAGTCCATCCACCGGCAGGGGCGCATCGGCGTCGTGCCGACGGCCGAAGTGAACTGGACCGGCGCAAACGGCATGACCACGCAGGTCCCGGACATCCGCGGCCTGGGCGAGGCCCTGCGGCGTTCCTATGCCGCTGAGCAGTCGCTGGCCGAGGCGGGATTCCGGCTCGGCACCTGA
- a CDS encoding ABC transporter permease, translating into MRRHPRELSVAGVLALLLVALAIVAPAFFSPQPLRSLLVREMPALIVACGMAFVIVAREIDISVGSQFSLCSVLAGLLAAAGWPLPLVLLAALGAGALMGLANGALVALAGLPSIVVTLATMVTLRQGLNLARQGEFVNLPDGVQWFGLSQTAGQWLVLAVAAGVLAALAWASRHLAAGRFVYAVGSDAAAARLAGVNPVRVTLGVFVFMGALTGFAAVLNLIQSPQVQPLVGSGLELKVIAAAVVGGVAISGGRGSLWGVLAGLLLLATIPPALTHLHIEAYWEKAIQGAIILLAAASDGLGRKRSNHG; encoded by the coding sequence ATGAGGCGCCACCCGCGCGAACTTTCCGTGGCCGGAGTGCTGGCCCTGCTGCTGGTGGCGCTGGCCATCGTCGCCCCGGCGTTCTTCTCGCCGCAACCGCTGCGCTCGCTGCTCGTGCGCGAGATGCCCGCGCTCATCGTGGCCTGCGGCATGGCGTTCGTGATCGTCGCGCGCGAGATCGACATCTCGGTCGGGTCACAGTTCTCCCTCTGCAGCGTGCTGGCGGGCCTGCTCGCCGCCGCCGGCTGGCCGCTGCCGCTCGTGCTGCTGGCGGCGCTGGGCGCCGGCGCGCTCATGGGCCTCGCCAACGGTGCGCTGGTCGCGCTCGCCGGGCTGCCCTCCATCGTGGTCACGCTCGCGACGATGGTGACCCTCCGCCAGGGCCTGAACCTGGCGCGGCAGGGCGAATTCGTGAACCTGCCCGACGGCGTGCAATGGTTCGGCCTGAGCCAGACGGCCGGCCAGTGGCTCGTGCTCGCGGTGGCGGCGGGCGTGCTCGCCGCGCTGGCGTGGGCCTCGCGGCACCTCGCCGCCGGGCGGTTTGTCTATGCGGTGGGCAGCGATGCCGCCGCGGCGCGGCTGGCGGGCGTGAATCCCGTTCGCGTCACGCTGGGAGTTTTTGTGTTCATGGGCGCGCTCACCGGTTTTGCGGCGGTGCTGAATCTCATCCAGTCGCCGCAGGTGCAGCCGCTCGTGGGCAGCGGTCTTGAGCTGAAGGTCATCGCCGCCGCCGTCGTGGGCGGCGTGGCCATCTCGGGCGGACGCGGCAGCCTGTGGGGCGTGCTGGCGGGTTTGCTGCTGCTCGCGACGATCCCGCCCGCGCTCACGCACTTGCACATCGAGGCGTATTGGGAAAAGGCGATCCAGGGCGCGATCATCCTCCTGGCGGCGGCGTCGGACGGCCTCGGACGGAAGAGGAGCAACCACGGATGA
- a CDS encoding ABC transporter permease — protein MSTSADNQPAWKALLLRHETLLLALLVVEWLLFWHFGTTVNRRGVTVGFGTIDRQMDILRHSCEIGLLALALTPVIITAGIDLSVGSLLGLCAVIFGLLSHDAQLGLPLAAALTLGAGALAGGLNAGLITKLRLPPLIVTLGTYSLFRGLAEAFTKGSVTYTDFPASFLFLGQERWLGLPAQAWIFLLVALLVWVLVHATTVGRSLRAIGFSPEGARFAGLPADRRVALVYVLAGVIAAAAALIYTARLGQAKADAGTGYELYAITAVVLGGTSIFGGRGSVTGTLLGVAAIAVLKSGLATLPVVIRLNAAEEIAGLATGALLLLALGLGAWSARRAPH, from the coding sequence ATGAGCACTTCCGCCGACAACCAGCCCGCCTGGAAGGCCCTGCTCCTGCGGCACGAGACGCTGCTGCTCGCGCTGCTCGTCGTCGAGTGGCTGCTGTTCTGGCATTTTGGCACGACGGTGAACCGTCGTGGCGTGACGGTCGGCTTCGGCACGATCGACCGGCAGATGGACATCCTGCGCCACTCCTGCGAAATCGGCCTGCTCGCGCTCGCGCTCACGCCGGTGATCATCACGGCGGGCATCGACCTGTCGGTCGGTTCGCTGCTCGGCTTGTGCGCGGTGATCTTTGGCCTGCTTTCGCACGACGCGCAGCTGGGCCTGCCGCTGGCGGCCGCCCTGACGCTCGGCGCCGGCGCCCTGGCCGGCGGGCTCAACGCCGGGCTCATCACGAAGCTCCGGCTGCCGCCGCTGATCGTGACGCTTGGCACCTATTCGCTGTTCCGGGGCTTGGCCGAGGCCTTCACGAAGGGTTCGGTCACCTACACGGATTTCCCGGCGTCTTTCCTGTTTCTCGGTCAGGAGCGCTGGCTCGGGCTGCCGGCGCAGGCGTGGATTTTCCTGCTCGTCGCGCTGCTCGTGTGGGTGCTGGTGCACGCCACGACGGTCGGACGCTCGCTGCGGGCCATCGGCTTTTCCCCGGAAGGCGCGCGCTTCGCCGGGCTGCCGGCCGACCGGCGGGTCGCGCTGGTCTATGTGCTGGCCGGCGTCATCGCCGCCGCCGCCGCGCTCATCTACACGGCGCGCCTCGGCCAGGCCAAGGCCGATGCCGGCACCGGCTACGAGCTCTACGCCATCACCGCCGTCGTGCTCGGCGGCACGAGCATCTTCGGCGGGCGCGGCAGCGTCACGGGCACGCTGCTGGGCGTCGCGGCCATCGCGGTGCTGAAGAGCGGGCTTGCCACGCTGCCGGTTGTGATTCGGTTGAATGCCGCCGAGGAGATCGCCGGCCTTGCCACCGGCGCGCTCCTCCTCCTGGCCCTGGGCCTCGGTGCCTGGTCCGCCCGCCGTGCCCCGCATTAA
- a CDS encoding sugar ABC transporter ATP-binding protein: protein MTPVTESPSPLLSLHGIRKSYGAVRALQGVDFELRAGEVHALLGENGAGKSTLIKVVTGAHRPDAGEIRVAGESLAGLTTGSARARGIACIYQQPALFAELDVAENIGLRLEAGGVWRKVDWRRRAAQAEELLRRIGAEFPASRTVRELSMPEQQLVEIACALGAGARIVIMDEPTASLTRREQEKLYGIVRGLRAAGVGVIYISHRLEEIRALADRVTVLRDGVSVGTRDVAGVTEPELIKLMVGREVSLTERTAGVTPGAVRLAVEQLACAEGGVNGVSFEIRAGEILGLAGLVGAGRTELARTLFGLTPADAGRILVDGEERRIRSPREAIAAGLAYVPEDRRRHGVILEMPIAQNMTMAVHGRVFPGGWLRSGPELALAADYIRELAVKTAGPLAPGASLSGGNQQKVALARWLATKPRVLILDEPTQGVDVGAKGEIHRIIRRLASDGLAVLLISSDLPEVLAMSDRIGVMRGGRLVETLPGGTGAPAVMAAALGQTKEAVA, encoded by the coding sequence ATGACCCCTGTCACGGAATCTCCGTCTCCGCTGCTGAGCCTGCACGGCATCCGCAAAAGCTACGGGGCGGTGCGTGCGCTGCAGGGGGTGGATTTTGAACTGCGCGCCGGCGAGGTGCACGCCCTGCTGGGCGAGAACGGCGCGGGCAAGTCCACCCTCATCAAGGTCGTCACCGGCGCCCACCGGCCCGATGCGGGCGAGATCCGCGTGGCCGGGGAGTCTTTGGCCGGCCTGACGACCGGTTCCGCCCGGGCGCGCGGCATCGCCTGCATCTACCAGCAGCCCGCGTTGTTCGCCGAGCTCGACGTGGCCGAGAACATCGGCCTGCGCCTGGAGGCGGGCGGGGTGTGGCGGAAGGTGGACTGGCGCCGGCGCGCGGCGCAGGCGGAGGAGTTGCTGCGGCGGATCGGCGCGGAATTTCCCGCCTCCCGCACCGTGCGCGAACTCTCCATGCCCGAGCAGCAGCTGGTGGAAATCGCCTGCGCGCTCGGCGCGGGCGCGCGCATCGTCATCATGGACGAGCCCACCGCCTCGCTCACGCGGCGCGAGCAGGAGAAGCTCTACGGGATCGTCCGCGGGCTGCGCGCCGCGGGGGTCGGCGTGATCTACATTTCCCACCGCCTCGAGGAAATCCGGGCGCTGGCCGACCGCGTGACCGTGCTGCGCGACGGCGTGAGCGTGGGCACGCGCGACGTGGCCGGTGTCACCGAGCCCGAGCTGATCAAGCTCATGGTCGGCCGCGAGGTGTCGCTCACGGAGCGCACCGCCGGCGTCACGCCCGGGGCCGTGCGCCTCGCGGTGGAGCAACTGGCCTGCGCCGAGGGCGGCGTGAACGGGGTTTCATTCGAGATCCGGGCCGGCGAAATCCTCGGCCTGGCCGGGCTCGTCGGCGCGGGCCGCACCGAGCTGGCGCGCACGCTCTTCGGCCTGACACCGGCCGACGCCGGCCGCATCCTCGTGGACGGTGAAGAGCGCCGCATCCGCAGCCCGCGCGAGGCCATCGCCGCCGGCCTGGCCTACGTGCCGGAGGACCGCCGCCGGCACGGCGTGATCCTCGAGATGCCGATCGCGCAGAACATGACGATGGCCGTGCACGGCCGCGTGTTTCCCGGCGGGTGGCTGAGGTCCGGCCCGGAGCTGGCGCTCGCGGCCGACTACATCCGCGAGCTGGCGGTCAAGACCGCCGGCCCGCTCGCCCCGGGCGCCAGCCTGAGCGGCGGCAACCAGCAGAAGGTTGCGCTCGCCCGCTGGCTCGCGACCAAGCCGCGCGTGCTCATCCTTGACGAGCCGACGCAGGGCGTGGACGTCGGCGCGAAGGGCGAGATTCACCGCATCATCCGGCGGCTCGCGTCCGACGGGCTCGCGGTGCTCCTGATTTCCAGCGACCTGCCTGAGGTGCTGGCCATGAGCGACCGCATCGGCGTGATGCGCGGCGGCCGGCTGGTGGAGACTTTGCCGGGCGGAACCGGGGCACCGGCGGTCATGGCGGCCGCGCTGGGCCAGACGAAGGAGGCCGTCGCATGA
- a CDS encoding substrate-binding domain-containing protein, translating into MKTPRLLALFLATAVAALAADAKLMFALMPKAKGNAYFLSVKAGAEKAAKELNVELLFDGPTDTNAAKQNEIVENWITLGVDVIAVAAENRDGISTALRKARAQGITVLTYDADAQAAARSFFVNQATPQGIGYTLMDEAARLTGGEGEFAIITATLTAANQREWQKHIEARLAEKYPKMKLVAVRPCDDLKDRAQSEATALMSAHQNLKLIMAICSPGVPGAAEAVKQAGRAGAVKVIGLGLPNENKRYVHEGVTDAVILWDTGDLGYLTVQAGVALADGKLKAGDQQFKVGNRTFAIEGDNILLGSPFVFTRENIDRFDF; encoded by the coding sequence ATGAAAACCCCGCGCCTGCTCGCCCTCTTCCTCGCCACCGCCGTCGCCGCGCTCGCGGCCGACGCCAAGCTGATGTTCGCCCTCATGCCCAAGGCCAAGGGCAACGCCTACTTCCTCTCCGTGAAGGCCGGAGCCGAAAAGGCCGCCAAGGAGCTGAACGTCGAGCTGCTCTTCGACGGCCCCACCGACACCAACGCCGCCAAGCAGAACGAGATTGTCGAGAACTGGATCACGCTCGGCGTGGACGTGATCGCCGTGGCCGCCGAGAACCGCGACGGCATCTCCACCGCGCTGCGCAAGGCGCGCGCGCAGGGCATCACGGTGCTGACCTACGACGCCGACGCCCAGGCCGCCGCGCGCAGTTTTTTCGTGAACCAGGCCACGCCGCAGGGCATCGGTTACACGCTGATGGACGAGGCCGCGCGGCTGACCGGCGGGGAAGGGGAGTTTGCCATCATCACCGCCACGCTCACCGCCGCCAACCAGCGCGAGTGGCAGAAACACATTGAGGCGCGCCTCGCCGAGAAATATCCGAAGATGAAGCTCGTGGCCGTGCGCCCCTGCGACGATCTCAAGGACCGCGCGCAATCCGAGGCCACCGCGCTCATGAGCGCGCACCAGAACCTGAAGCTCATCATGGCCATCTGCTCGCCGGGCGTCCCCGGCGCCGCCGAGGCCGTGAAGCAGGCCGGCCGCGCGGGCGCGGTGAAGGTCATCGGCCTGGGCCTGCCCAACGAAAACAAGCGCTACGTCCACGAGGGCGTGACCGACGCCGTCATCCTCTGGGACACCGGTGACCTGGGCTACCTCACCGTGCAGGCCGGCGTCGCGCTGGCCGACGGCAAGCTCAAGGCCGGCGACCAGCAGTTCAAGGTCGGCAACCGCACCTTCGCCATCGAGGGCGACAACATTCTGCTCGGCTCGCCCTTCGTGTTCACGCGCGAGAACATTGACCGCTTCGATTTCTGA
- a CDS encoding TonB-dependent receptor yields MTPQSKPNLDRVRRYLTPLLALSVALPAFAQVANNPQPPPPAEQKPVPVTQTPAANAGAGDKGVLELSPFVVTTSKDQGYFAENTLAGSRLNSNLADLAASITVVTKQQLDDTASLDINDVFRYEAGTEGSSTYTPQVTDRGTLKDTVGGYSFGNNGDTTTNSQSNRVRGLAAPDASINYHPSNSRVPFDSYNIQSVEISRGPNSLLFGLGSPSGIVNQSSAQAVINRNSNTLSLRTDHLGSARASFALNRSLIEDKLAIYVAGLYNDQQFERKPSYDLTKRQFGAITFRPFPKTVIRAFAENFDNKSNRPNFITPRDMVTPWLKAGRPSYDPVTRTIKFMDATSYPKVFNQPWTGANMQTRTAGEVIGPIYFDTRSPGSVATIVAANGQRLTGAALLTNSLSPYYLPAGLAFDTGNTNTLERFDNGTQIDYITRSIGFFAPAHTNPATATPTNGSWLAGDQRFLTTDRNWTSSTTGIAPVLEQNGTIYTYASYQAPGVTDPSIYDWTTHNLNQPNFGLLKAGNYNIEIEQQIGDNLFLSAGWYRQQIDAAENYILSQLQGNTLQVDTNINKLDGTPNPYYGLAFVPLGLGGGVDTFFSPETNDSTRLMAAYNLDFSKNAGWTKWFGRHRLLGLAAQHDVRRNRERWRLTYTDGDVEGKLRYTRNLTLDGQSHWNSTAIRKAYYAASPGDPQATVTQSLGFYGNPGWETPYVSQVRVFNIAENAWKNVTTSERISFADNGSANFQREVSSWTLATQSYLWNDRLVLTLGMRNDQYRARNTTGGTLNALDGTVIAPALTANQIYPYKNGEANYDLVMNRWNVWDELEGDTKTVGAAFRPLTGWNRIENSANNGNILSDFLRGLTLYYNQSDNFNPPPGKQTDYFKRQLPKPTGDGKDGGFGFNLFDNKLVARVNWFQTENQNERTSAAGTLLTRLAYSDTTTGYAWASAVQRLRVGMAAGRTIADITADPDWNSDNVAAGGIDVSDAANQQKIYDTLKLPLNYYSGIQLAATQQSIAKGVEVQLTYNPTRNWTMKFTGTKTKSTYTDVAPQYDDWLAERLPVWQSLTASDIPDFIASNGREWSLKNFWTGYGFHSSALKENLNGQTSPQAYHQQVVESEVALAKALEGAVSPNQRIYRASFLTNYNITEGRFKGFAVGGAQRWESKAAVGYYGKAANPLLPTVINASDITRPVYLDNGNFYTDLWASYTRRIFNDKVRMKVQLNVNNVMEDGGLRPVAVNWDGKPWGFRIIDPRQFILTTTFDF; encoded by the coding sequence ATGACACCGCAATCCAAACCCAATCTGGATCGAGTCCGGCGTTACCTGACGCCGTTGCTGGCCCTGTCGGTGGCCCTGCCTGCCTTCGCGCAGGTGGCCAACAACCCCCAGCCCCCGCCCCCCGCTGAACAGAAACCCGTTCCGGTCACGCAGACGCCGGCGGCCAACGCTGGCGCCGGTGACAAGGGTGTGCTCGAGCTCTCGCCCTTCGTCGTCACGACCAGCAAGGACCAGGGCTATTTCGCGGAGAACACGCTCGCGGGCAGCCGCCTGAATTCCAATCTCGCCGATCTCGCCGCCTCCATCACCGTCGTCACCAAGCAGCAGCTCGATGACACGGCGTCCCTCGATATCAACGACGTGTTCCGCTATGAGGCGGGCACCGAAGGTTCGAGCACCTACACCCCGCAGGTCACCGACCGCGGCACCCTGAAGGACACCGTGGGTGGCTACTCCTTTGGTAACAACGGCGACACCACGACCAATTCCCAGTCCAACCGCGTGCGCGGCCTGGCGGCGCCCGACGCCTCGATCAACTACCACCCCTCGAACAGCCGCGTTCCGTTCGACAGCTACAACATCCAGTCGGTGGAAATCAGCCGTGGTCCGAATTCGCTGCTTTTCGGCCTTGGCAGCCCTTCCGGCATCGTGAACCAGTCCTCGGCCCAGGCGGTCATCAACCGGAACTCCAACACCCTGAGCCTGCGCACCGACCACCTCGGCTCGGCCCGCGCCTCGTTCGCCCTCAACCGCTCGCTCATCGAGGACAAGCTCGCGATCTATGTCGCCGGCCTCTACAATGACCAGCAGTTCGAGCGCAAACCCTCCTACGACCTGACCAAGCGCCAGTTCGGCGCCATCACCTTCCGTCCCTTCCCGAAGACCGTCATCCGGGCCTTCGCCGAGAACTTCGACAACAAATCCAACCGCCCGAACTTCATCACGCCGCGCGACATGGTCACGCCCTGGCTGAAGGCCGGTCGTCCCTCCTATGATCCGGTCACCCGCACCATCAAGTTCATGGATGCGACCAGCTATCCCAAGGTCTTCAACCAGCCTTGGACCGGTGCAAACATGCAGACGCGTACGGCCGGCGAGGTCATCGGACCGATCTACTTTGACACCCGCTCCCCGGGCTCCGTTGCCACCATTGTGGCGGCCAACGGCCAGCGCCTCACCGGCGCGGCCCTGCTGACCAACAGCCTCTCGCCCTACTATCTGCCGGCCGGCCTTGCTTTCGACACCGGCAACACCAACACGCTGGAGCGCTTCGACAACGGCACCCAGATCGACTACATCACGCGCAGTATCGGCTTCTTCGCACCCGCCCACACCAACCCGGCGACCGCCACCCCGACCAACGGCTCGTGGCTGGCCGGTGATCAGCGCTTCCTCACCACCGACCGCAACTGGACGAGCTCGACCACGGGCATCGCCCCGGTGCTCGAGCAAAACGGCACCATCTACACCTACGCCTCCTACCAGGCGCCCGGCGTGACCGACCCGTCGATCTACGACTGGACCACCCACAACCTGAACCAGCCGAACTTCGGCCTGCTCAAGGCCGGCAACTACAACATCGAGATCGAGCAGCAGATCGGTGACAATCTCTTCCTCAGCGCCGGCTGGTATCGCCAGCAGATCGACGCCGCGGAGAACTACATCCTCTCGCAGCTCCAGGGCAACACCCTCCAGGTTGACACGAACATCAACAAGCTCGATGGCACGCCCAACCCCTACTACGGGCTCGCCTTCGTTCCGCTCGGCCTCGGTGGCGGCGTGGACACGTTCTTCTCGCCCGAGACCAACGACAGCACCCGCCTGATGGCCGCCTACAACCTCGACTTCTCCAAGAACGCCGGCTGGACGAAGTGGTTCGGTCGCCACCGGCTGCTCGGCCTGGCCGCGCAGCACGACGTGCGGCGCAACCGCGAGCGCTGGCGCCTCACCTACACCGACGGCGACGTTGAGGGCAAGCTGCGCTACACCCGCAATCTCACGCTGGACGGTCAGTCCCACTGGAATTCCACGGCCATCCGCAAGGCCTACTACGCCGCGAGCCCGGGCGATCCGCAGGCCACGGTCACCCAGTCCCTCGGCTTCTACGGCAACCCCGGCTGGGAAACACCCTACGTTTCGCAGGTCCGCGTCTTCAACATCGCCGAGAACGCCTGGAAGAATGTGACCACCTCCGAGCGGATCTCCTTTGCGGACAACGGCAGCGCGAACTTCCAGCGCGAGGTCAGCAGCTGGACCCTCGCCACCCAGAGCTACCTCTGGAACGACCGCCTCGTGCTGACGCTCGGCATGCGCAACGACCAGTATCGCGCCCGCAACACCACCGGCGGCACGCTCAACGCCCTCGATGGCACCGTGATTGCGCCCGCCCTCACCGCGAACCAGATCTACCCCTACAAGAACGGCGAAGCGAATTATGACCTGGTCATGAACCGCTGGAACGTTTGGGACGAACTCGAGGGCGACACCAAGACCGTCGGCGCCGCCTTCCGTCCGCTCACCGGCTGGAACCGCATCGAGAACAGCGCCAACAACGGCAACATCTTGAGCGACTTCCTCCGCGGCCTGACGCTCTACTACAACCAGTCCGACAACTTCAACCCGCCCCCGGGCAAGCAGACGGACTACTTCAAGCGGCAGCTGCCCAAGCCGACCGGCGACGGCAAGGACGGTGGCTTCGGCTTCAACCTGTTCGACAACAAGCTCGTCGCCCGCGTGAACTGGTTCCAGACCGAGAACCAGAACGAGCGCACCAGCGCGGCCGGCACCCTGCTGACCCGCCTGGCCTACTCGGATACCACCACGGGTTATGCCTGGGCCAGCGCCGTCCAGCGTCTGCGCGTCGGCATGGCCGCCGGCCGCACCATCGCCGACATCACGGCTGATCCGGACTGGAATTCGGACAACGTGGCCGCCGGTGGCATCGACGTCAGCGACGCCGCCAACCAGCAGAAGATCTACGACACGCTCAAGCTGCCGCTCAACTACTACAGCGGCATCCAGCTGGCGGCCACGCAGCAGAGCATCGCGAAGGGCGTGGAGGTGCAGCTCACCTACAATCCCACCCGCAACTGGACCATGAAGTTCACGGGCACGAAGACGAAGAGCACCTACACCGACGTCGCTCCGCAGTATGACGACTGGCTCGCCGAGCGTCTCCCGGTCTGGCAGTCGCTCACCGCGTCCGACATTCCCGACTTCATCGCCAGCAACGGTCGCGAATGGTCGCTCAAGAACTTCTGGACCGGCTACGGCTTCCACTCCTCCGCCCTCAAGGAAAACCTCAACGGGCAGACGAGCCCGCAGGCCTACCATCAACAGGTGGTCGAGTCCGAGGTGGCCCTGGCCAAGGCGTTGGAAGGCGCCGTCTCGCCCAACCAGCGCATCTACCGCGCCTCGTTCCTGACGAACTACAACATCACGGAAGGCCGCTTCAAGGGCTTCGCCGTGGGTGGCGCCCAGCGCTGGGAGTCCAAGGCCGCCGTGGGTTACTACGGCAAGGCCGCCAACCCGCTCCTGCCGACGGTCATCAACGCCTCCGACATCACCCGCCCGGTGTATCTCGACAACGGCAACTTCTACACCGACCTCTGGGCCTCCTACACGCGCCGCATCTTCAACGACAAGGTGCGCATGAAGGTCCAGCTGAACGTCAACAACGTGATGGAAGACGGCGGACTCCGCCCGGTGGCGGTCAACTGGGACGGCAAGCCCTGGGGCTTCCGCATCATCGATCCGCGCCAGTTCATCCTGACGACGACCTTCGATTTCTGA